In the genome of Streptomyces sp. Q6, the window CACCTGCATAAACACGCCTTTGAGGGCCTCAAAGGCACGCCTGGCAGCACGGGGGAACGCGCGTGCGAGGGGGCGCACATTCCGATTGCGCCCGATGCTTCACACCGCGTCCACAAGGGCACTGGTGCTCCTGGCCACGTGCGTGCAGACTGCACGGCACCAACGCATCGAGGGGGCGACACGGCATGGCGGAGCCGGAGTTCACGGCGACGGGCGTGCGGATCGGGCGGCGGCTGCGCTCGCTGACCCGGGCCGGTCAGGTCCGGATCAAGGGGGGCAGGCTGGAGCTGCTCACGAGTTACGGCAGTGAGATCGACAGCGCGCCACTGGGTGAAGTCCGGGCGGGCAAGCCCTGGTTCGGCTCCGAGGACCGCGCGACGGCCGAGGTCGACGGCAGGCGGTATCTGCTCCGGCTCGGCGGCCAGTCCGGCGAGGCGGGACCACCGGCCGCCCGCCGTTTCATCGAGGCTGTGCGCCGGGCCACCGCGCGCCCCACATAGCTCCACGGTTTCCGGTCGGCAGCCGCGCTTCGCAGCGGTCGAAGTTGCACGCCCGCACCCCCTGGGTCACTCTGGTCACACATCACTACTCAGGGTTTACCGGCGATGACGCTGCGAACCAGCCCGCCGGACACACGCAGCGGGCGGTCCTGTCACAGCGTGGTCGTACCGCTCGATCCGTACTCGTCTTCTTCCGGACCTCATTCGGGGAGTCGCAGCCGTGATCAGCCAGCCGAGCAGGCATTGCACGGTGGAGCTCCAAGCCCTGCCGTCGCGGATCGGTCAGGTCCGCAGAATCGTATCGGCGCAATTGCGCTACTGGCATCTCGATCCGTTGATCGACCTGGCCGCACTCGGTGTCACCGAGCTACTGACCAACGTCCACCGGCACGCGGAGCCGGACAAGATGTGCACCGTGGAGATCGAGCTGTACCCGGACCGGCTGACGGTCTCGGTGTACGACCACGACCCCCGGCTGCCTGAGGTGCGTGACGCGGATCCGCTCGCGACGTGCGGCCGCGGTCTGTCGATGGTCGCCTCGGTCAGCGAGAGCTGGGGGGTCAGGCCGAGCGGCGACGGCGGCAAGGTCGTCTGGTTCACGCTGCCCGCCCCCTCCCCTGCGGTCGCCCTGCCTCCGTACCCCGTGTACGCGACGGCGCCCACCGCGTACGCCGGGACACGCGCTCCCGCCCGGTCGGCCGTCGCAGGCTGACCGGGCGGTGATCACCGCTGTCGTACGTCACCTCGCGTACGACGTCCGCGCGCGGGTCACTCCGTTGCGATGGCGCGCAGGACGTCCAGGCGTGCCGCCCTGCGGGCCGGTCGCAGGCCCGCCAGTGCGCCCGCGGCGAGTCCGACCAGCGCCACGACGGCGAGTTGCAGGGGCGGCAGCGCGAACGCGAAGGCGCTGTCGCTCGCCCCGTCCGACGCCTTGACCAGGACCCAGCCGAGGAATCCGCCGAGGACGAGTCCGCCGACCGTGCCGAACGCGGCGACGAGGACGGACTCCCAGCGGACCATGGCCCGCAACTGGGGCCGGGTCTGACCGACGGCGCGCAGCAGTCCGAGTTCGCGGGTGCGCTCGTGGACCGCCAGGGTCAGGGTGTTGGCGATGCCGAGCAGCGCGATCAGGACGGCCAGCGCGAGCAGGGCGTAGACGAGGGTGAGCATCATGTCGATGCCGGCCGCGGACGACTGGGCGTACTCGTCGCGCGTCTGTACGTCGGGGTCGCCGTAGGCCGCCGCCACCTTCTCGACGGCCGCGGTGCCGTCGGCGTCGCTCACGCCGTCCTTGAAGGTGACGGAGATCAGCGTGTCGGAGTCCTGTGCGCGGTGCGGAGCCCAGGCCTCGCGGGTGATGACGTGGTCGCCGACGAGTTCGGAGCGGCCGTAGACGGCGCGGACGGTGAAGGTTCGTTCCGTGCCGTCGGTGAACGCGAGCCGGACCGGGTCGCCGAGCGCGAGGTGTTCGTCGTCGGCCGCGGACCGGGTGAGTGCCAGGCCGTCCGTGCCGAGGTCGTCCAGGGAGCCCTGGACCGTGCCGAGGTCGAAGGCGGATGCGAGCTTCTTCGGGTCGGTGACGGTGAGGGCACGCCCCTCGCCGTCGACGTCCGCGACGCCCTTGCCGAGGCCCACGGCGGTGGCGACCTCGGGCTGCCGGGCGAGGGCGGGGGCGAGTTTCGGGCTGAGGCCGCTGCCGCCCGCGCCGAACGACGGGGTGGAGACGGCGACGTCGCCCGCGAAGGACCGGTCGACCGTCTGGTCCATGGTCGCCTTGAGGGAGGCGCCGAACACGGTGAACAGGGAGACCACCGCGACGCCGATCATCAGGGCGCCGGCCGTGGCGGCGGTCCGCTTCGGGCTGCGCAGGGCATTGCGGCGGGCGAGTCCGCCGGTGACGCCGCGCAGCGTGTCGAGCGGGCTGCCGAGGACCCGTACGGCCCGGGTGGACGCGACCGGTCCGAGGACGACGAACGACGTGAGGACCAGGACGCCCCCGATGCCGGCGAGGGTGACGGACGGAGCGGCGAGGACACCGAACAGGGTGATGGCGAGCGCGGCCAGGCCGAGGACCGTGCCGATGACGGCGCGGCGGCGGGAGGCGCCCGACGCGTCGACGGTG includes:
- a CDS encoding ATP-binding protein codes for the protein MISQPSRHCTVELQALPSRIGQVRRIVSAQLRYWHLDPLIDLAALGVTELLTNVHRHAEPDKMCTVEIELYPDRLTVSVYDHDPRLPEVRDADPLATCGRGLSMVASVSESWGVRPSGDGGKVVWFTLPAPSPAVALPPYPVYATAPTAYAGTRAPARSAVAG
- a CDS encoding ABC transporter permease, translating into MNASARLSLKSLLAHKRRFAGTFTAVLLGVAFLAGTLVMGDTLRASFDALFAGAGSGTDAVVRSTNVITTPGESQGTRQPVRASLADDLEKEPGVAAAVPVIQGAGQLVGANGEPIGGQGPPTLAGNWIDDPDLNAYQLADGRAPRQSGEVVVNRGAAKTGDLKIGDTTTLRTPDPVKVTIVGLATFGGEDGMAQVTYTGMTRADAEKYLTPKPGEASTIQVRAGPGISQRELVDTLKGELPDGIEALTGQESAQENTDMISGQFLTLFTTFLLVFSGIALLVATFSIHNTFAIVVAQRTRENALLRALGASRRQVTASTLVEASVVAVLASAAGLAGGIGIAAGLQALFPAIGFPFPEGELVVSPLSLLLPLAVGVLVCLGSALLPALRAGRTAPLAALRETTVDASGASRRRAVIGTVLGLAALAITLFGVLAAPSVTLAGIGGVLVLTSFVVLGPVASTRAVRVLGSPLDTLRGVTGGLARRNALRSPKRTAATAGALMIGVAVVSLFTVFGASLKATMDQTVDRSFAGDVAVSTPSFGAGGSGLSPKLAPALARQPEVATAVGLGKGVADVDGEGRALTVTDPKKLASAFDLGTVQGSLDDLGTDGLALTRSAADDEHLALGDPVRLAFTDGTERTFTVRAVYGRSELVGDHVITREAWAPHRAQDSDTLISVTFKDGVSDADGTAAVEKVAAAYGDPDVQTRDEYAQSSAAGIDMMLTLVYALLALAVLIALLGIANTLTLAVHERTRELGLLRAVGQTRPQLRAMVRWESVLVAAFGTVGGLVLGGFLGWVLVKASDGASDSAFAFALPPLQLAVVALVGLAAGALAGLRPARRAARLDVLRAIATE